A region from the Campylobacter subantarcticus LMG 24377 genome encodes:
- a CDS encoding major antigenic peptide/PpiC-type peptidyl-prolyl cis-trans isomerase, which translates to MKKISLVTAALLTGLSLNAAVVATLDGNNISDTEVNEFFAPMLRGAKITDLPAEQKKAIIDQYIIQQLVLKDAKAQKIENDPSYKEELERAKEAILVNIYQKKIFDSIKNNDAKAKKYYEANKDKFTKPAQVKAKHILVTNEKEAKDIIVQLSKLSGKALNDKFAQLAKEKSIDKGSSAQGGDLGWFAESTMVKPFADAAFSMKKGTISKTPVKSDFGYHVILKEDARAKSTMSYNEVKAGIESNIKMEEFKELMNKKAQELRQKAKVEYK; encoded by the coding sequence ATGAAAAAAATTTCTTTAGTTACTGCGGCTTTATTAACAGGTTTAAGTTTAAATGCTGCGGTGGTTGCAACCCTTGATGGAAACAATATCAGTGATACAGAAGTGAATGAGTTTTTTGCTCCTATGTTAAGAGGTGCTAAAATCACTGATTTGCCAGCTGAACAAAAAAAAGCAATCATTGATCAATACATCATTCAACAACTTGTATTAAAAGACGCTAAAGCTCAAAAAATTGAAAATGACCCTTCTTATAAAGAAGAATTAGAGCGTGCTAAAGAAGCTATTTTGGTAAATATCTATCAAAAGAAAATTTTTGATTCTATTAAAAATAACGATGCGAAAGCTAAAAAATACTATGAAGCAAATAAAGATAAATTTACTAAACCAGCTCAAGTAAAAGCTAAACATATTTTAGTAACTAATGAAAAAGAAGCTAAAGATATCATTGTTCAGCTTAGCAAACTAAGCGGAAAAGCTTTAAATGATAAATTCGCTCAACTTGCAAAAGAAAAATCGATCGACAAAGGTTCTTCGGCTCAAGGCGGTGATCTTGGTTGGTTTGCTGAATCAACTATGGTAAAACCATTTGCTGATGCAGCTTTTTCTATGAAAAAAGGTACTATTTCTAAAACACCTGTGAAAAGTGATTTTGGATATCATGTTATCTTAAAAGAAGATGCAAGAGCAAAAAGTACTATGAGTTATAATGAAGTAAAAGCAGGTATTGAAAGCAATATCAAAATGGAAGA
- the nth gene encoding endonuclease III, whose protein sequence is MKRNLEIKKLFLEHFGQAKTELVFSNAYELLVCVMLSAQCTDKRVNLITPALFKAYPSVQDLAKANLSSLKLLINSCSFYNNKAQNLIKMAQAVCEQFNGEIPLNEQDLKSLAGVGQKTAHVVMIEWCGANCMAVDTHVFRVSHRLHLSKAKTPEETEKDLTKIFKDNLNYLHQAMVLFGRYTCKAKNPLCKECFLNHLCKSKDKKLI, encoded by the coding sequence ATGAAAAGAAATTTAGAAATTAAAAAATTATTTTTAGAGCATTTTGGACAAGCAAAAACAGAATTAGTTTTTAGCAATGCTTATGAACTCTTAGTTTGTGTTATGCTTTCAGCACAATGTACTGATAAAAGAGTTAATCTCATCACACCGGCTTTATTTAAAGCTTATCCTAGCGTGCAAGATTTAGCTAAGGCAAATTTGTCATCTTTAAAACTTTTGATCAATTCTTGCTCATTTTATAATAATAAAGCACAAAATTTAATCAAAATGGCTCAAGCGGTTTGTGAGCAATTTAATGGCGAAATTCCTCTAAATGAGCAAGATTTAAAAAGTCTGGCAGGAGTAGGACAAAAAACCGCACATGTAGTGATGATAGAATGGTGCGGGGCTAATTGCATGGCTGTTGACACCCATGTTTTTAGAGTTTCACATAGACTTCATCTTAGCAAGGCTAAAACTCCTGAAGAAACTGAAAAAGACTTAACTAAAATTTTTAAAGACAATCTCAACTATCTTCATCAAGCTATGGTACTTTTTGGACGCTATACATGCAAAGCCAAAAATCCTTTGTGCAAAGAGTGCTTTTTAAATCATTTATGTAAGAGTAAAGATAAAAAATTAATCTAG
- the gltS gene encoding sodium/glutamate symporter, which translates to MKFDFYATLVTMVIVLLLGVFVIKRVKFLRDYNIPEPVVGGGIAAIVLLILHSSFSLNIKFDESMKDPLMLAFFSSIGLLADFSSLKKGGRKLAIFLVVVVGLLLAQNIVGIGVATAMGQNPLMGLIAGSVTMSGGHGTGAAWAAEFIKEPYLYSSATTVAIACATFGLISGGIIGGPVARYLVNKHKLVVPKQNDDKDAILNFQSPEKERLITPSSFIESLALIALCLLIGSALSTYIKTNTGFTLPTFVYCLFVGVVLRNILSATKIHHVFDREVSVLGNVSLSLFLALALMTINLWDLVTLALPMLVILVVQVAMMAAFAIFITFRVCGKDYDAAVLAAGHCGFGLGATPTAMVNMQTVTNHYGMSHMEFIIVPLVGAFFIDIVNALVINAFLYLPFFH; encoded by the coding sequence ATGAAATTTGATTTTTATGCAACGCTAGTTACTATGGTTATAGTATTACTTTTGGGTGTTTTTGTTATTAAAAGGGTAAAATTCCTTCGTGATTATAATATCCCTGAGCCTGTTGTTGGTGGTGGAATTGCTGCGATTGTTCTTTTAATCTTACATAGTTCTTTTTCATTGAATATCAAATTTGATGAATCTATGAAAGATCCTTTAATGCTTGCATTCTTTTCAAGCATTGGTTTGCTAGCTGATTTTTCTTCGCTAAAAAAAGGCGGAAGAAAATTAGCGATTTTCTTGGTAGTAGTAGTTGGTTTATTACTTGCACAAAATATTGTTGGTATAGGTGTAGCAACTGCTATGGGACAAAATCCACTTATGGGGCTTATTGCAGGTTCTGTTACAATGAGTGGTGGACATGGTACAGGTGCGGCTTGGGCGGCTGAATTTATCAAAGAACCTTATTTGTATTCTAGTGCAACTACTGTTGCTATTGCTTGTGCAACATTTGGTCTTATTTCAGGTGGTATTATTGGTGGACCGGTTGCAAGATACCTAGTCAATAAGCATAAATTAGTGGTTCCAAAACAAAACGATGATAAAGATGCGATTTTAAATTTCCAATCTCCAGAAAAAGAAAGATTAATAACTCCATCTTCTTTTATAGAGTCTTTAGCATTGATTGCTTTATGTTTATTAATAGGTAGTGCTTTATCTACTTATATTAAAACCAATACAGGGTTTACTTTGCCAACTTTTGTTTATTGTCTTTTTGTAGGTGTTGTTTTAAGAAATATTTTATCAGCTACAAAAATTCATCATGTGTTTGATAGAGAAGTGTCAGTTTTAGGTAATGTGAGCTTGTCTTTATTTTTAGCTTTAGCATTGATGACAATTAATCTTTGGGATTTAGTTACCTTAGCTTTACCAATGCTAGTTATCTTAGTAGTACAAGTTGCAATGATGGCAGCTTTTGCTATATTTATTACCTTTAGAGTGTGCGGAAAAGACTATGATGCAGCGGTTTTAGCAGCAGGACATTGTGGTTTTGGTTTAGGGGCTACTCCAACAGCTATGGTAAATATGCAAACTGTAACAAATCACTATGGTATGAGCCATATGGAGTTTATTATCGTGCCTTTGGTGGGTGCATTCTTTATAGATATTGTGAATGCTTTAGTGATTAATGCTTTCTTGTATCTACCATTTTTCCATTAA
- a CDS encoding TolC-like outer membrane efflux protein → MKIFLLCFIAFFFNACVGVKLEQVSQEQIKKEYFEEFNASKAWWKKYNNQDLNHILDAVINNNKDLNIARINFLSTLTRYKLLKLDLYPTLSGNLGASVRKNLNNGLQTHDFSNGIILNYELDVYGKISDQVASSEFLAKASEYELRTLELDTVNLTMNAIFELIYFNDVDRLLNNHLKNLEKMLEIYTTKFNYGKVEYIDLLNIKKSLLSTRQNIIANLQNKDLTLKNIKDLLGKEDENLINAILAYSLDDFSIHKLNFDIELKMLVYKPQVQAKLNQLKASYKDYSSIQKGILPSIKILGALNGNHADIDGSFKFLLLGGNVAIELPFLDFYRVKQNVKISELAYQARLFEYKDVLQKAIHEFKLCYENDRYYNALLNLVKDINANQAKITQLYYEKYELGRSELKDYLDANTLLINSLQELSRAKLSLLKNINLYHNIVLISG, encoded by the coding sequence ATGAAAATATTTTTATTGTGTTTTATAGCTTTTTTCTTTAATGCTTGTGTAGGAGTAAAATTAGAGCAAGTATCTCAAGAACAAATAAAAAAAGAGTATTTTGAAGAGTTTAATGCAAGCAAAGCATGGTGGAAAAAATATAATAATCAAGATTTAAATCATATTTTAGATGCTGTAATTAATAATAATAAAGATTTAAATATTGCACGGATAAATTTTTTAAGCACCTTAACAAGATATAAGCTTTTGAAGTTAGATTTATATCCTACTCTAAGCGGTAATTTGGGTGCAAGTGTAAGGAAAAATTTAAACAACGGTTTACAAACGCATGATTTTTCTAATGGGATTATATTAAATTATGAGCTTGACGTGTATGGCAAAATTTCAGATCAAGTTGCAAGTTCTGAGTTTTTAGCAAAAGCAAGTGAGTATGAATTACGTACTTTGGAACTTGACACAGTAAATTTAACAATGAATGCAATTTTTGAGTTGATCTACTTTAATGATGTAGATCGTTTGTTAAATAATCATTTAAAAAATCTTGAAAAAATGCTAGAAATTTATACCACAAAATTTAATTATGGCAAGGTTGAGTATATTGATCTTTTAAACATTAAAAAATCTTTACTAAGTACCAGGCAAAACATCATCGCAAATTTGCAAAATAAAGACTTAACACTTAAAAATATTAAAGACTTACTTGGTAAAGAGGATGAGAATTTAATCAATGCAATATTAGCTTATAGTTTAGATGATTTTTCTATACATAAGCTTAATTTTGATATAGAATTGAAAATGCTTGTTTATAAGCCACAGGTACAGGCAAAGTTAAATCAGCTAAAAGCTTCTTATAAGGACTATTCGAGCATCCAAAAAGGTATTTTGCCTAGTATAAAAATACTAGGGGCTTTAAATGGAAACCATGCAGATATAGATGGGAGTTTTAAATTTTTACTTTTAGGTGGAAATGTAGCCATTGAACTTCCATTTTTGGACTTTTACAGAGTGAAACAAAATGTTAAAATTTCAGAATTAGCCTATCAAGCTCGTTTATTTGAATATAAAGATGTATTGCAAAAAGCCATTCATGAGTTTAAACTTTGTTATGAAAATGATAGATATTATAATGCTTTGTTAAATTTGGTAAAAGATATCAATGCAAATCAAGCAAAAATTACACAACTTTACTATGAAAAGTATGAATTAGGGCGTAGTGAATTAAAAGATTATCTTGATGCAAATACATTGCTTATTAATTCACTCCAAGAACTTAGTAGAGCAAAGCTTTCCTTGCTTAAAAATATTAATTTATACCACAATATTGTTTTGATTTCAGGGTAA
- a CDS encoding MacB family efflux pump subunit, translating into MICLENIQKKINHTTILENINLYIQKGEFVAIIGQSGSGKTSLLNIIGTLDEPSSGKYFLDQYEVTKLDKDEKARIRREKIGFIFQRYNLLSLLNAKDNVALPAVYAGKNKQDRLEKAKKLLSFLELDHKELSKPNELSGGQQQRVSIARALMNGGELILADEPTGALDSKSGKIVLEILNKLNEQGHTIVLVTHDKEIAVKAKRVIEIKDGKIISDSGAKKAEKFQARVMPKEKKNFVLFKNQLFESLKMSIASIVAHKLRSLLTMLGIIIGIASVVCVVALGLGAQERILASINSIGTNTIEIVSGRDLGDIRSGRTTLNLSDLKTLNSLPYLEAVEAEIGRVGVVTYKNNSLQARIRGVGPNHLKLSGSVMVDGRFINDEDIKDNANICIVDENTLRILFDNISTKDVLGKSIIFNKQPLIVVGVSKKVDKDDFGADENTVKIFTPYSTLMNKITGDKRIRVIVTKVKDEVEPSLAEEAIVKILEIKRGKKDFFTVNLDKIKQKIEENTATLTLLISSIAVVSLIVGGIGVMNIMLVSVSERTREIGVRMAIGARKEDILMQFLIEAVLICSLGAILGVMLSFVVIEVFNSLKIGFTMILSLDSVFLGLLSSVVIGIIFGFFPARNAANLNPINALSKE; encoded by the coding sequence ATGATATGCTTAGAAAATATTCAAAAAAAGATCAACCATACTACGATTTTAGAAAATATTAATCTTTATATTCAAAAAGGAGAATTTGTAGCTATCATTGGGCAATCAGGTAGCGGAAAAACTTCTCTTTTAAATATTATAGGTACGCTTGATGAGCCAAGTAGTGGAAAGTATTTTTTGGATCAATATGAGGTAACTAAGCTCGATAAAGATGAAAAAGCAAGAATAAGGCGGGAAAAGATCGGTTTTATTTTTCAAAGATATAATTTGCTTAGTCTTTTAAATGCCAAAGATAATGTAGCTTTGCCTGCTGTTTATGCGGGAAAAAACAAGCAAGATCGTCTTGAAAAAGCAAAAAAACTACTTTCTTTTTTGGAACTTGATCACAAAGAATTATCTAAACCAAATGAATTAAGCGGGGGGCAGCAACAAAGGGTTTCTATAGCAAGAGCCTTGATGAATGGAGGAGAATTGATACTTGCTGATGAGCCAACTGGTGCACTTGATTCTAAAAGTGGAAAGATTGTTTTAGAAATTTTAAATAAGTTAAATGAACAAGGACACACTATTGTTTTAGTGACTCATGATAAGGAGATTGCAGTAAAGGCAAAAAGAGTTATAGAAATTAAAGATGGTAAAATTATTAGCGATAGTGGAGCAAAAAAAGCAGAGAAATTTCAAGCTAGGGTTATGCCAAAAGAGAAAAAAAACTTTGTTTTGTTTAAAAATCAACTCTTTGAAAGCTTAAAGATGTCCATTGCGTCAATTGTAGCACATAAGTTACGTTCTTTGCTTACTATGCTTGGTATTATTATAGGGATAGCCTCTGTGGTTTGTGTGGTGGCTTTGGGTCTTGGTGCTCAAGAAAGAATTTTAGCTTCGATTAATTCGATAGGAACAAATACCATAGAAATTGTATCTGGTAGAGATTTGGGGGATATAAGATCTGGTAGGACAACACTTAATTTAAGTGATTTGAAAACTTTAAATTCCTTGCCGTATTTAGAAGCAGTTGAGGCTGAAATTGGTAGAGTTGGAGTAGTAACTTATAAAAATAACTCATTACAAGCAAGAATTCGTGGAGTGGGACCAAACCATCTAAAACTAAGCGGATCTGTGATGGTTGATGGCAGGTTTATTAATGATGAGGATATTAAAGATAACGCAAATATTTGCATTGTAGATGAGAATACTTTGAGAATTTTGTTTGATAATATTAGCACGAAAGATGTTTTGGGTAAAAGTATTATTTTTAACAAACAGCCTTTGATTGTTGTAGGAGTTTCTAAAAAGGTAGATAAAGATGATTTTGGCGCAGATGAAAACACTGTAAAAATATTTACACCTTATTCTACCTTGATGAATAAAATTACAGGTGATAAGAGAATAAGAGTTATTGTAACTAAGGTAAAAGATGAGGTTGAGCCTTCATTAGCCGAAGAAGCTATTGTTAAAATTTTAGAAATTAAGCGCGGTAAAAAAGATTTTTTTACAGTCAATTTAGACAAAATTAAACAAAAAATCGAAGAAAACACTGCTACATTGACTTTATTGATTTCTTCTATTGCGGTAGTTTCGTTGATAGTAGGTGGTATTGGTGTGATGAATATCATGCTTGTTTCAGTGAGTGAGCGTACAAGGGAGATTGGAGTAAGAATGGCAATTGGTGCAAGAAAGGAGGATATTTTAATGCAGTTTTTGATTGAAGCTGTATTGATTTGCTCTTTAGGGGCTATTTTGGGTGTAATGCTTTCTTTTGTGGTTATAGAAGTGTTTAATTCTTTAAAAATAGGTTTTACCATGATACTTTCGCTTGATTCGGTATTTTTAGGACTTTTAAGTTCGGTTGTAATCGGTATTATTTTTGGATTTTTTCCAGCTAGAAATGCTGCAAATTTGAATCCTATTAATGCTTTATCAAAGGAATAA
- a CDS encoding efflux RND transporter periplasmic adaptor subunit translates to MKKIVYLSILLITLALGVYFFFFAKKQEYNYLTYEVKRQDITQSIEAVGEVYAKTQVDVGAQVSGQITKLYVKLGDHVNEGDLIAQIDKDKQQNDLDITKARLESAMANLESKKIALEIATEQYEREQKLYAKKATSLENLENLKNTFYVLKANVADLKAQTTQLEISLKNAQKDLAYTTITAPSKGEIINVAVEEGQTVNANQNTPSIVRLADLSEMEIRMQIAEADINKISVGKKVKFSILNEPDKKYEAVISSIDPANTTISDATSNTNLNSSSSTSTSAVYYYARVFVKNDNNFLRIGMSTENEIAINTQDQVLVIPTLAIKSDTNGYYVEILKADESSVKMPVKLGIKDSLNTQILEGISEGDLVIVGKNKK, encoded by the coding sequence ATGAAAAAGATAGTTTATTTAAGTATATTATTAATCACACTTGCTTTGGGGGTGTATTTTTTCTTTTTTGCAAAAAAGCAAGAGTATAATTACTTAACTTATGAAGTTAAAAGACAGGATATAACTCAGAGTATAGAAGCAGTTGGTGAGGTATATGCAAAAACTCAAGTAGATGTTGGTGCGCAGGTCAGTGGACAAATTACAAAGCTTTATGTGAAATTGGGTGATCATGTTAATGAAGGAGATTTAATCGCTCAAATTGATAAAGATAAACAACAAAATGATTTAGATATTACTAAAGCTAGACTTGAAAGCGCAATGGCAAATTTAGAAAGTAAAAAAATTGCTCTTGAAATAGCTACGGAACAATATGAAAGAGAACAAAAGCTTTATGCTAAAAAAGCTACTTCTTTGGAAAATCTTGAAAATCTTAAAAATACTTTTTATGTTTTAAAAGCAAATGTAGCTGATTTAAAAGCTCAAACCACTCAGCTTGAAATTTCTTTAAAAAATGCTCAAAAAGATTTGGCTTATACTACAATAACTGCTCCTAGCAAGGGTGAAATTATCAATGTTGCAGTTGAAGAGGGTCAAACTGTAAATGCAAATCAAAATACACCAAGTATAGTGCGTTTGGCTGATTTAAGTGAAATGGAAATTCGCATGCAAATAGCAGAAGCTGATATTAATAAAATTAGTGTGGGTAAAAAAGTTAAATTTAGCATTTTAAATGAACCGGATAAAAAATATGAAGCAGTGATTTCTAGTATAGATCCAGCTAATACTACCATTAGTGATGCAACAAGCAATACCAACTTAAACTCAAGTTCAAGCACTAGTACTAGTGCGGTGTATTATTATGCTAGGGTTTTTGTAAAAAATGACAATAATTTTTTACGTATAGGTATGAGTACTGAAAATGAAATAGCCATAAACACACAAGATCAGGTTTTGGTAATACCTACTTTAGCAATAAAAAGTGATACGAATGGCTATTATGTAGAAATTTTAAAAGCGGATGAAAGTAGTGTTAAAATGCCTGTAAAATTGGGTATAAAAGACAGCTTGAATACTCAAATTTTAGAAGGTATAAGCGAAGGTGATTTGGTTATTGTGGGTAAAAATAAAAAATGA
- a CDS encoding nitroreductase codes for MQNYLNLMQNRASIRSYTKDSISRQNLEYILECARLSPSSLGLEPWKFFVFQQEKHKKEIATIANNQTHVADCAAIIVVISRADFKDYFIEKLKKRNISQEELDKRIQTYQPFIDSMNLEQRFIYAKEQSYLAIANIINAAHSLNLGSCVIGGFNQEKMNQYLQLDAHKERVSMLITLGHINTNPNTQKARFAFDEVVEFKD; via the coding sequence ATGCAAAATTATTTAAATTTAATGCAAAATCGCGCTTCGATTAGATCTTACACTAAAGATAGCATTTCTAGGCAAAACCTAGAATACATCTTAGAATGTGCTAGATTATCCCCTAGTTCTTTGGGACTTGAACCATGGAAATTTTTTGTCTTTCAGCAAGAAAAACATAAAAAAGAAATCGCTACCATTGCAAACAATCAAACCCATGTTGCAGATTGTGCTGCTATCATTGTTGTGATCTCAAGAGCAGATTTTAAGGATTATTTTATAGAGAAGCTTAAAAAACGCAATATAAGTCAAGAAGAGCTTGATAAACGCATTCAAACCTATCAACCGTTTATAGATTCTATGAATTTAGAACAACGTTTTATTTATGCAAAAGAACAAAGTTATCTTGCTATTGCAAATATCATCAATGCAGCTCATAGTTTAAATTTAGGCTCATGTGTGATTGGAGGATTTAATCAAGAAAAAATGAATCAATACCTCCAACTAGACGCTCACAAAGAAAGAGTTTCGATGCTAATCACCCTAGGCCATATAAATACCAACCCAAACACACAAAAAGCTCGTTTTGCTTTTGATGAAGTGGTGGAATTTAAAGACTGA